Below is a window of Campylobacter concisus DNA.
ATCACTATCTCTTTATTTATAACATTTACAAATACACTTCTTGCAATACCTTCTTTGCCTTTTGCCCTAAACTCAAATAGCCCATTTCCAAGAGGAGCACTATGTGGTCTACCCAAATTTGGTCCAACCTCTTTTGCCATTTCAAGTACTCTAAGTAAATTAGCTAGTATCGTATCTGGCAA
It encodes the following:
- a CDS encoding type II toxin-antitoxin system RelE/ParE family toxin, yielding MKEQLWKITFYDKSVEDETLSLPDTILANLLRVLEMAKEVGPNLGRPHSAPLGNGLFEFRAKGKEGIARSVFVNVINKEIVILHTLIKKSDTIPKKDMKIIMQRAKEIK